From one Candidatus Marinarcus aquaticus genomic stretch:
- a CDS encoding ABC transporter permease — protein sequence MKFIFKILKDFPSYVWSGWGSIASICLFFALWDFGNQLYGNLVLPNPKETIATLLSVILNDEMLTTIGITIKRAFIGFFISLIFGSFLGLLAGLFATASMMSRPIVTILVGMPPIAWIVLAMIWFGMSDMTVIFTVIVASFPIVFVGALQGTRTLEGDLKEMADSFNLSFKMKMFDLYFPHIFSYVFPAWISALGMSWKIVVMAELLSSNEGIGASLAIARSQLDTPMALSLVLIMVGSLLLIEYLILEPIKREVEAWRD from the coding sequence ATGAAATTTATATTTAAGATACTTAAAGACTTTCCTTCTTATGTGTGGAGTGGTTGGGGATCCATTGCTTCGATTTGTCTTTTTTTTGCTTTGTGGGATTTTGGAAATCAACTATATGGCAACCTTGTTTTACCAAATCCCAAAGAAACAATCGCAACTTTATTATCTGTTATTTTAAATGATGAAATGCTTACAACTATAGGGATTACAATAAAAAGAGCTTTTATAGGTTTTTTTATATCTCTTATATTTGGTTCGTTTTTGGGACTGCTTGCTGGACTTTTTGCAACCGCATCCATGATGAGCAGACCAATTGTTACCATACTTGTGGGAATGCCTCCTATTGCATGGATTGTTTTAGCAATGATTTGGTTTGGTATGAGTGATATGACGGTCATTTTCACAGTAATTGTGGCTTCTTTCCCTATTGTTTTTGTGGGAGCTTTACAAGGAACCAGAACTTTAGAAGGAGATTTAAAAGAGATGGCTGATAGTTTTAATCTCTCTTTCAAAATGAAAATGTTTGATTTATATTTCCCTCATATTTTCTCTTATGTATTTCCAGCTTGGATCAGTGCCTTAGGTATGTCTTGGAAAATTGTTGTCATGGCAGAACTCCTTTCATCAAATGAAGGAATAGGGGCAAGTTTAGCAATTGCTAGAAGTCAATTAGACACACCAATGGCTCTTTCCCTTGTTTTAATTATGGTTGGCAGTCTGCTTTTGATTGAATATTTAATTTTAGAACCAATAAAAAGAGAGGTTGAAGCATGGAGAGATTAG